A single window of Brevundimonas naejangsanensis DNA harbors:
- the murC gene encoding UDP-N-acetylmuramate--L-alanine ligase, with the protein MIRRLRPVPFALGPVHFVGIGGIGMSGIAEIMLKIGYQVQGSDAKASANTERLEKLGARIYIGHDAAHVSEGVSAVVYSTAVKAANPELVVARERRIPLVRRAEMLAELMRLQFSIGVGGTHGKTTTTSMVAALLDAGALDPTVVNGGIINAYGTNAKVGDGDWMVVEADESDGSFLRLKCTVAIITNIDPEHLDHYGDFDAVKKAFCDFIEDIPFYGFGVVCLDHPEVQKLAARIDNRRLVTYGLNPQAMVRADNVRMDPDGSRFDVVIQGQGMAALDEPARIENLHLPMAGWHNVSNALAAIAVAREIGVDDDSIRAGLAGFGGVKRRFTTTGVAHGVRVIDDYGHHPVEIAAVLKAARQVVHNADNPGRVIAVVQPHRYTRLRDLMEEFSTCFSDADSVLVADVYPAGEQPIEGVDKHALVEGVRRYGHLHVAALENAAALPRVIREETKPGDLVVLLGAGDITSWAYALPAQLEALG; encoded by the coding sequence ATGATCCGTCGTCTTCGCCCCGTTCCGTTCGCCCTTGGGCCTGTCCACTTCGTCGGCATCGGCGGCATCGGCATGAGCGGCATCGCCGAAATCATGCTGAAGATCGGCTATCAGGTGCAGGGCTCGGACGCCAAGGCCAGCGCCAACACCGAGCGGCTGGAGAAGCTGGGCGCCCGCATCTACATCGGCCACGACGCCGCCCATGTGAGCGAGGGCGTCTCGGCGGTGGTCTATTCCACGGCGGTCAAGGCGGCGAACCCCGAACTGGTCGTGGCGCGCGAACGCCGCATTCCTCTGGTCCGTCGGGCCGAGATGCTGGCGGAACTGATGCGGCTGCAATTCTCTATCGGCGTCGGCGGCACCCACGGCAAGACGACGACGACCTCCATGGTCGCGGCCCTGCTGGACGCGGGTGCGCTGGACCCGACGGTGGTCAACGGCGGCATCATCAACGCCTACGGCACTAACGCCAAGGTCGGCGACGGCGACTGGATGGTGGTCGAGGCGGACGAGAGCGACGGCTCCTTCCTGCGCCTGAAATGCACCGTGGCGATCATCACCAACATCGACCCGGAGCACCTGGACCACTACGGCGACTTCGACGCGGTGAAGAAGGCCTTCTGCGACTTCATCGAGGACATTCCCTTCTACGGCTTCGGCGTGGTCTGCCTCGATCACCCCGAGGTGCAGAAGCTGGCGGCCCGGATCGATAACCGCCGTCTGGTCACCTATGGCCTCAATCCGCAGGCCATGGTGCGCGCTGACAATGTGCGGATGGACCCGGACGGCTCGCGCTTCGATGTGGTGATTCAGGGGCAGGGCATGGCGGCTCTGGACGAACCGGCGCGCATCGAGAACCTGCACCTGCCGATGGCGGGCTGGCACAATGTCTCCAACGCCCTGGCCGCCATCGCCGTGGCGCGCGAGATCGGGGTGGACGACGATTCCATCCGCGCGGGTCTGGCGGGCTTCGGCGGGGTCAAACGGCGCTTCACCACCACGGGCGTCGCCCACGGGGTGCGGGTGATCGACGACTACGGCCACCACCCGGTCGAGATCGCCGCCGTGCTGAAGGCCGCGCGCCAGGTGGTCCACAACGCCGACAATCCGGGTCGCGTCATCGCCGTGGTCCAGCCGCACCGCTACACCCGCCTGCGCGACCTGATGGAGGAGTTCTCCACCTGCTTCTCGGACGCGGACAGCGTTCTGGTGGCCGACGTCTATCCGGCGGGCGAACAGCCGATCGAGGGCGTCGACAAGCACGCCTTGGTCGAGGGCGTGCGCCGCTACGGCCATCTCCACGTCGCTGCGCTGGAGAACGCCGCCGCCCTGCCGCGCGTGATCCGCGAAGAGACGAAGCCGGGCGATCTGGTGGTCCTGCTGGGCGCGGGCGACATCACCAGCTGGGCCTACGCCCTGCCGGCGCAGCTAGAGGCGCTAGGCTGA
- a CDS encoding catalase, protein MTARRSDAVPENSTNQDIIGQGGELHQQASTPETRLTTNHGTPISDNQNSLKAGPRGPTLLEDFILREKIQHFDHERIPERIVHARGSAAHGVFELTESLEQYTTAKILTEVGEKTELFARFSTVAGGAGSIDTPRDVRGFAVKFYTKEGNWDLVGNNIPVFFIQDAIKFPDLIHAVKMEADRGYPQAASAHDTFWDFVGLMPETTHTVMWAMSDRAIPRSLRMMEGFGVNTFRLVNAKGESHFVKFHWRPKLGTQATCWDEAVKIAGADPDFHRRDLFDAIDQGDFPQWDFAVQVLTQAEADALPFDILDATKIIPEEVHPLKVIGRMTLNRNPDNFFAETEQAAFLPTNIVPGIDFSDDPLLQGRLFSYQDTQLSRLGTVNFHQIPINQAKGCPFQNFQRDGHMQTQVPTGRANYEPNSLAQAGEEGGPRADAKGGFTSFREPVEKEKVRLRSETFADHYSQPRLFFASLAAPEQAHLASAIVFELSKVSLEHVRNRVMGNLRNVDEDLAKRVADGLGMALPEKTPAAAEPIDLDPSPAVRLIGKYPDSLKGRKVGVLVTDGADGAVVKAVQDAAKAAGAAVEIIAPKRGGAKLKDGSTLKADHQLAGAPSVLFDAVALVLSADGCEQLLTEGAAVDFAKDAFGHLKAIGHTPEAQPLLDKAGVEADAGVVDLSNGADGFIKPAATRQWDREPKVRTLA, encoded by the coding sequence ATGACGGCCAGGAGGAGCGACGCGGTGCCCGAGAATTCGACAAACCAAGACATCATCGGCCAAGGCGGGGAACTGCATCAGCAGGCCTCGACCCCCGAGACGCGGCTGACCACCAACCATGGAACGCCGATCAGCGACAATCAGAACTCGCTGAAGGCAGGTCCGCGCGGACCGACGCTGCTCGAAGACTTCATCCTGCGCGAGAAGATCCAGCATTTCGACCACGAGCGCATTCCCGAGCGCATCGTCCACGCGCGCGGCTCGGCCGCGCACGGCGTGTTCGAGCTGACCGAGAGCCTCGAACAATACACCACGGCCAAGATCCTGACGGAGGTCGGCGAGAAAACCGAACTGTTCGCCCGCTTCTCGACCGTGGCTGGCGGCGCCGGTTCGATCGACACCCCGCGCGACGTGCGCGGCTTTGCGGTCAAGTTCTACACCAAGGAGGGGAACTGGGACCTGGTGGGCAACAACATCCCGGTCTTCTTCATCCAGGACGCGATCAAGTTCCCCGACCTGATCCACGCCGTGAAGATGGAGGCGGATCGCGGCTATCCGCAGGCCGCGTCCGCCCACGACACCTTCTGGGACTTCGTCGGCCTGATGCCCGAGACCACCCACACGGTGATGTGGGCCATGTCGGATAGGGCCATCCCGCGCTCCTTGCGCATGATGGAAGGGTTCGGGGTCAACACCTTCCGCCTGGTCAACGCCAAGGGCGAATCGCACTTCGTCAAATTCCACTGGCGGCCCAAGCTGGGGACGCAGGCCACCTGCTGGGACGAGGCGGTGAAGATCGCCGGGGCGGATCCCGACTTCCACCGCCGCGACCTGTTCGACGCCATCGACCAGGGCGACTTCCCTCAGTGGGACTTCGCGGTGCAGGTGCTGACCCAGGCCGAAGCCGACGCCCTGCCCTTCGACATCTTGGATGCGACCAAGATCATCCCCGAGGAAGTCCATCCGCTTAAGGTCATCGGCCGCATGACGTTGAACCGGAACCCCGACAACTTCTTCGCCGAAACGGAACAGGCCGCCTTCCTGCCGACCAACATCGTGCCGGGCATCGACTTCTCGGACGACCCGCTGCTGCAGGGCCGGCTGTTCTCCTATCAGGACACCCAGTTGTCGCGCCTGGGGACGGTGAACTTCCACCAGATTCCGATCAACCAGGCCAAGGGCTGCCCCTTCCAGAACTTCCAGCGCGACGGCCATATGCAGACGCAGGTCCCGACCGGTCGCGCCAACTATGAGCCCAACAGCCTGGCTCAGGCCGGAGAGGAAGGCGGCCCCCGCGCCGACGCCAAGGGCGGCTTCACCAGCTTCCGCGAGCCGGTGGAGAAGGAGAAGGTGCGGCTGCGCTCCGAGACCTTCGCCGACCACTACAGCCAGCCGCGGCTGTTCTTCGCCAGTCTGGCGGCGCCCGAACAGGCTCACCTGGCCTCGGCCATCGTGTTCGAACTGTCGAAGGTCTCGCTGGAACACGTCCGCAATCGCGTGATGGGCAATCTGCGCAACGTCGATGAAGACCTCGCCAAGCGGGTCGCCGACGGCCTGGGCATGGCCCTGCCCGAAAAGACCCCGGCGGCGGCCGAGCCGATCGACCTGGACCCGTCGCCCGCCGTGCGTCTGATCGGCAAATACCCGGACAGCCTGAAGGGGCGCAAGGTCGGCGTGCTGGTCACCGACGGGGCCGACGGGGCCGTGGTCAAGGCGGTGCAGGACGCGGCCAAGGCGGCCGGCGCGGCGGTGGAGATCATCGCGCCCAAGCGCGGCGGGGCCAAGCTGAAGGACGGCTCGACGCTGAAGGCGGATCATCAGTTGGCGGGCGCGCCCTCGGTGCTGTTCGACGCGGTCGCCCTGGTGCTGTCGGCCGACGGCTGCGAGCAGTTGCTGACCGAAGGAGCGGCCGTCGACTTCGCCAAGGACGCCTTTGGGCACCTGAAGGCCATCGGTCATACGCCCGAAGCCCAACCCCTGCTCGACAAGGCGGGGGTCGAGGCCGACGCCGGCGTGGTCGATCTGTCGAACGGGGCCGACGGCTTCATCAAGCCCGCAGCCACCCGTCAGTGGGACCGCGAACCCAAGGTCCGCACCCTGGCCTGA
- the murB gene encoding UDP-N-acetylmuramate dehydrogenase: MAWTDNLPAVRGKLLLNEPLGPYTWFRVGGAADALFIPADADDLADFLKALPESVPVTVIGVGSNLIVRDGGVEGVVIRLAGRAWGQVTADGDTVTAGAGALDSMVARASAKAGIAGLEFYAGIPGSIGGALTMNAGCYGSETKDVLVSAWGLNRRGERVELSLADFGYTYRHSNAPADIIWIEATYRGTPDAPEAVAARIQEITERREKTQPIREKTGGSTFKNPDGHSSWKLVDDAGWRGKLHAVTGGGAKFSELHSNFMINPGEATAADIEGLGEAVRADVLEKTGVQLNWEIRRIGRK; encoded by the coding sequence ATGGCCTGGACTGACAATCTCCCCGCCGTGCGCGGCAAGCTGCTGCTGAACGAGCCGCTGGGGCCTTACACCTGGTTCCGTGTGGGCGGCGCGGCGGACGCCCTGTTCATCCCGGCCGACGCCGATGATCTGGCCGATTTCCTGAAGGCCCTGCCCGAAAGCGTGCCCGTCACGGTGATCGGCGTCGGCTCCAACCTGATCGTGCGCGACGGGGGGGTCGAGGGCGTGGTGATCCGTCTGGCGGGCCGCGCTTGGGGCCAGGTGACGGCCGACGGCGACACCGTCACGGCGGGCGCAGGCGCGCTGGACAGCATGGTGGCGCGCGCCTCGGCCAAGGCGGGCATCGCCGGGCTGGAGTTCTATGCGGGCATCCCCGGCTCCATCGGCGGCGCCCTGACCATGAATGCGGGCTGCTACGGCTCGGAAACCAAGGACGTGCTGGTGTCCGCCTGGGGGCTGAACCGCAGGGGCGAGCGGGTCGAACTGTCCCTGGCCGACTTCGGCTATACCTACCGCCACTCCAACGCTCCGGCCGACATCATCTGGATCGAGGCGACCTATCGCGGCACGCCCGACGCGCCCGAGGCCGTCGCCGCCCGCATCCAGGAGATCACCGAGCGGCGCGAGAAGACCCAGCCGATCCGCGAAAAGACCGGCGGCTCGACCTTCAAGAATCCGGACGGCCATTCGTCGTGGAAGCTGGTCGACGACGCGGGCTGGCGCGGCAAGCTGCACGCCGTGACCGGAGGCGGCGCCAAGTTCAGCGAGTTGCACTCCAACTTCATGATCAACCCCGGCGAGGCGACCGCCGCCGACATCGAAGGCCTGGGCGAAGCCGTCCGCGCCGACGTGCTTGAAAAGACCGGCGTGCAGCTGAACTGGGAAATCAGGCGGATCGGGCGGAAGTAG
- a CDS encoding site-specific DNA-methyltransferase, with protein sequence MSELKTDVILRGDCIEVLKGLPDKSVDMVFADPPYNLQLGGDLLRPDNSKVDAVDDDWDKFESFAAYDAFTRAWLGECRRVLKDEGSLWVIGSYHNIFRLGAAMQDLGFWVLNDIIWRKSNPMPNFKGTRFTNAHETLIWAAKSREQKRYTFNYDALKAFNEDTQMRSDWTLALCTGHERLKDEDGAKAHPTQKPEALLHRVLLSASRVGDVVLDPFFGTGTTGAAAKRLGRHFIGIERDETYAKLAENRIKAVIPAAPEDLVVTGSKKAEPKVPFGALVEAGLLAPGDKLYCPKGEREARVRADGSLVSGALTGSIHKLGALLENAPACNGWTYWRFKTDTGLRPIDALRAEIRAGMQ encoded by the coding sequence ATGTCCGAGTTGAAGACCGACGTCATCCTGCGTGGCGACTGCATCGAGGTGCTGAAGGGCCTGCCGGACAAGTCGGTGGACATGGTCTTCGCCGACCCGCCCTATAACCTGCAACTGGGCGGCGACCTGCTGCGTCCCGACAACTCCAAGGTCGATGCGGTCGACGACGACTGGGACAAGTTCGAAAGCTTCGCCGCCTATGACGCCTTCACCCGCGCCTGGCTGGGCGAGTGCCGCCGAGTGCTGAAGGACGAGGGCTCGCTGTGGGTCATCGGCAGCTATCACAACATCTTCCGCCTGGGCGCGGCGATGCAGGACCTGGGGTTCTGGGTGCTGAACGACATCATCTGGCGCAAGTCCAACCCAATGCCGAACTTCAAGGGCACGCGCTTCACCAACGCCCATGAGACCCTGATCTGGGCCGCCAAGTCGCGCGAGCAGAAGCGCTACACCTTCAACTACGACGCGCTGAAGGCCTTCAACGAAGACACCCAGATGCGCTCGGACTGGACGCTGGCCCTGTGCACCGGCCATGAGCGTCTGAAGGACGAGGACGGCGCCAAGGCCCACCCGACCCAGAAGCCCGAAGCCCTGCTGCACCGGGTGCTGCTGTCGGCCAGCCGCGTCGGCGACGTGGTGCTGGACCCCTTCTTCGGCACCGGCACGACGGGCGCGGCGGCCAAGCGCCTGGGCCGTCATTTCATCGGCATCGAGCGCGACGAGACCTACGCCAAACTGGCCGAAAACCGCATCAAGGCCGTCATCCCGGCCGCGCCGGAAGACTTGGTCGTCACAGGCTCCAAGAAGGCCGAGCCCAAGGTCCCGTTCGGCGCCCTGGTCGAGGCGGGCCTGCTGGCGCCCGGCGACAAGCTCTACTGCCCCAAGGGCGAGCGCGAGGCGCGGGTGCGCGCCGACGGCTCCCTGGTGTCCGGCGCCCTGACCGGCTCGATCCACAAGCTGGGCGCCCTCCTGGAAAACGCCCCGGCGTGCAACGGCTGGACCTACTGGCGCTTTAAGACGGACACGGGCCTGCGCCCCATCGACGCCCTGCGCGCCGAGATCCGGGCCGGGATGCAGTAG
- a CDS encoding amylo-alpha-1,6-glucosidase encodes MDDAYSTQVTAADTNDQDGLETLMALKDGDTFLVADHWGDVKAGADGLFDKDTRLLSRFALTVGRARPSRLSSGVTKDNVFFTCHSTNRPLPPMGGRSAPAGVLHLERRRFIWDRRLFERVRMVNHGVEDILLPLTFEFDADFADIFQVRGTVRPQQGEIHPPVIDGRRVTFSYTGLDGVKRTSCLAFSEPPARLSATRAEFMFSLPRGRSLDLFVECGLDACDQPDEERWRWHSILARLAMRRRLRRGAIVEGGRNQGFNDWLRQSRADIALLVTDLPTGPYPYAGTPWFSTPFGRDGIITAWQMLWIDPGLAKGVLTYLAARQATETNAFMDSAPGKIMHETRGGEMSVLGEVPFGLYYGGVDTTCLFIALAGAYAKRTNDYETIRALWPNLIAAAGWMKDYGDSNGDGLIDYARAADTGLSNQGWKDSEDSIFHADGRFPKGPIALLEVQGYAFAAWKALAEMGAVLGDGRADEWANRAETLRALVEERYWMEDEGFYAIALDGDGEQCQAIGSNAGHLLFTGLPSHERARRVTRRMLTAEFRSGWGLRTLAKGQARFNPMSYHNGSVWPHDTALAAAGMARYGERHAVAMLLGEIYGSAAHFQMRLPELFCGFVRETGEPPIAYPVACLPQAWAAGSVFLMMQAVLGLNIDAAEGLVEVNNPALPAGLDRLSITRLKVGDGVIDLHFQRLNGHVVVMPRERSGTVNLRATG; translated from the coding sequence ATGGACGACGCCTATTCGACCCAGGTCACGGCCGCCGACACCAACGATCAGGACGGCCTTGAGACCTTGATGGCCCTCAAGGACGGCGACACCTTCCTGGTGGCCGATCATTGGGGGGATGTGAAGGCGGGCGCCGACGGCCTGTTCGACAAGGATACCCGGCTGCTGTCGCGCTTTGCCCTGACCGTCGGGCGGGCGCGGCCGTCGCGCCTCAGCTCGGGCGTGACCAAGGACAATGTCTTCTTCACCTGCCACTCCACCAACCGCCCATTGCCGCCGATGGGCGGACGATCGGCCCCGGCGGGCGTGCTGCATCTGGAACGACGGCGCTTCATTTGGGACCGGCGGCTGTTCGAGCGGGTGCGGATGGTCAACCACGGCGTCGAGGACATCCTGCTGCCGCTGACGTTCGAGTTTGACGCCGACTTCGCGGACATCTTCCAGGTGCGCGGCACGGTGCGGCCCCAGCAGGGCGAAATCCATCCGCCGGTGATCGACGGGCGGCGCGTGACCTTCAGCTACACCGGCCTGGACGGGGTGAAGCGCACCAGTTGCCTGGCCTTTTCGGAGCCGCCCGCCCGCCTCAGCGCCACGCGCGCCGAGTTCATGTTCAGCCTGCCGCGCGGCCGCAGCCTGGACCTGTTCGTCGAATGCGGCCTGGACGCCTGCGACCAGCCGGACGAGGAGCGCTGGCGCTGGCACTCCATCCTGGCGCGGCTGGCCATGCGGCGGCGACTGCGGCGCGGCGCCATCGTCGAGGGCGGACGCAACCAGGGCTTCAACGACTGGCTGCGGCAGTCGCGGGCCGATATCGCCCTGCTGGTCACCGACCTGCCGACCGGCCCCTATCCCTATGCGGGGACGCCGTGGTTCTCGACCCCGTTCGGGCGCGACGGCATCATCACCGCCTGGCAGATGCTGTGGATCGACCCCGGCCTGGCCAAGGGGGTGCTGACCTATCTGGCCGCGCGCCAGGCGACCGAGACCAACGCCTTCATGGACTCCGCCCCCGGCAAGATCATGCACGAGACGCGCGGCGGCGAGATGAGCGTGCTGGGAGAGGTCCCCTTCGGCCTCTACTACGGCGGGGTCGACACCACCTGCCTGTTCATCGCCCTGGCCGGCGCCTACGCCAAGCGCACCAACGACTATGAGACGATCCGCGCCCTGTGGCCCAATCTGATCGCGGCCGCGGGCTGGATGAAGGACTATGGCGACAGCAACGGCGACGGCCTGATCGACTACGCCCGCGCGGCCGACACCGGGCTGTCGAACCAGGGCTGGAAGGATTCCGAGGATTCCATCTTCCACGCCGACGGCCGCTTTCCCAAGGGCCCGATCGCCCTGCTGGAGGTTCAGGGCTACGCCTTCGCCGCCTGGAAGGCGCTGGCCGAAATGGGCGCCGTCCTGGGCGACGGCCGCGCCGACGAATGGGCGAACCGCGCCGAGACGCTGCGCGCCCTGGTCGAAGAGCGCTACTGGATGGAGGACGAGGGCTTCTACGCCATCGCCCTGGACGGCGACGGCGAGCAGTGCCAGGCAATCGGCTCCAACGCCGGGCACCTGCTGTTCACGGGACTGCCTTCGCATGAGCGGGCGCGTCGGGTGACGCGGCGGATGCTGACGGCCGAGTTCCGCTCAGGCTGGGGCCTGCGGACACTGGCCAAGGGGCAGGCCCGCTTCAACCCGATGAGCTATCATAATGGCTCGGTCTGGCCGCACGATACGGCGCTGGCGGCAGCCGGCATGGCCCGCTACGGCGAGCGGCATGCGGTGGCCATGCTGCTGGGCGAGATCTACGGCTCGGCCGCCCATTTCCAGATGCGCCTGCCCGAACTGTTCTGCGGCTTCGTGCGCGAAACGGGCGAGCCGCCCATCGCCTATCCGGTCGCCTGCCTGCCGCAGGCCTGGGCGGCCGGGTCGGTCTTCCTGATGATGCAGGCGGTGCTGGGCCTGAACATCGACGCCGCCGAGGGTCTGGTCGAGGTCAACAATCCCGCCCTGCCCGCCGGGCTGGATCGACTGTCGATCACCCGGCTGAAGGTCGGCGACGGCGTGATCGACCTGCACTTCCAGCGCCTGAACGGCCATGTGGTGGTCATGCCGCGCGAACGCAGCGGGACGGTGAATCTGAGAGCGACGGGTTAA
- the mutY gene encoding A/G-specific adenine glycosylase — protein MTDVPSLRAALLDWYDAHARSLPWRAPPGAEAKTDPYRVWLSEVMLQQTTVPHAAPYFERFTTRWPTVADLAAVEDAELMAAWAGLGYYARARNLLACARAVTAEHGGVFPQTEAELLALPGVGAYTAAAVAAIAFDQPANVVDGNVERVMSRLFALETPLPAARPELRRLAALFVGEHRPGDWAQALMDLGSGVCRPRSPLCDQCPLAFGCEALKTGTPERYPLKTKKGERPHRRGHAYVLTDGAGRVALVRRPDKGLLGGMAGLPTSDWSATPAFAPPIDADWRAAGSIEHVFTHFSLTLEVHVATGEGDFSWTPADEAAKALPTVFRKALERGLGTA, from the coding sequence ATGACCGACGTCCCCTCTCTCCGCGCCGCCCTGCTCGATTGGTACGACGCCCATGCGCGCAGCCTGCCGTGGCGCGCGCCGCCGGGGGCGGAGGCGAAGACCGACCCCTATCGCGTCTGGCTCTCCGAGGTGATGCTGCAGCAGACGACAGTCCCGCACGCCGCGCCCTATTTCGAGCGCTTCACCACCCGCTGGCCGACGGTGGCCGACCTGGCGGCCGTCGAGGACGCCGAGCTGATGGCCGCCTGGGCGGGGCTGGGCTACTACGCCCGGGCGCGAAACCTTCTGGCCTGCGCCCGCGCCGTGACGGCCGAACACGGCGGCGTCTTTCCGCAGACTGAGGCTGAGCTGCTGGCTCTGCCGGGCGTGGGCGCCTACACCGCCGCCGCCGTGGCCGCTATCGCCTTCGACCAGCCCGCCAACGTCGTCGACGGCAATGTCGAGCGGGTGATGAGCCGCCTGTTCGCGCTGGAGACGCCCTTGCCCGCCGCCCGGCCCGAACTGCGGCGGCTGGCGGCCCTGTTTGTGGGCGAGCATCGGCCGGGCGACTGGGCGCAGGCGCTGATGGACCTGGGCTCGGGCGTTTGTCGGCCCCGGTCGCCGCTGTGCGATCAGTGTCCGCTGGCCTTTGGCTGCGAGGCGCTGAAGACGGGAACGCCCGAACGCTATCCCCTGAAGACGAAGAAGGGTGAACGGCCGCATCGGCGCGGCCACGCCTATGTGCTGACGGATGGTGCGGGACGGGTCGCACTGGTCCGGCGGCCGGACAAGGGTCTGCTGGGCGGGATGGCGGGCCTGCCGACCTCGGACTGGAGCGCGACGCCGGCGTTCGCGCCGCCGATCGATGCGGACTGGCGCGCGGCTGGATCGATCGAGCATGTCTTCACCCACTTCAGCCTGACGCTGGAGGTGCATGTGGCGACGGGCGAGGGCGATTTCTCATGGACCCCGGCGGACGAGGCGGCCAAAGCCCTGCCGACCGTGTTCAGGAAGGCGCTGGAGCGGGGGCTGGGAACCGCTTGA
- a CDS encoding glycosyltransferase family 4 protein → MKIAQVTPLYEAVPPRLYGGTERVVAHLTDALVDLGHDVTLFASADARTRARLVPVRDQAIRLDPAPLKSDLAAHMSQLAEVLDSADQFDVIHFHTDMIHFPFFQGWADKTVTTLHGRLDVKDLAPVYTRWPEFGLVSISDDQRRPLPHANWRATVHHGMPGDLYRFSPQSQGYLAFLGRISPEKRPDRAIEIATRLNKPLKIAAKVDAADRVYWETVIEPLVRNNPLVEFVGEIGDADKSAFLGGAEALLFPIDWPEPFGLVMIEAMACGTPVVAFACGSTPEIIEEGATGFLVSTMEEAVAAAAHAHRLDREAIRARFDLRFSATAMARRYLDVYGDLLARRPFAAPMRPIEEERSFAALA, encoded by the coding sequence ATGAAAATTGCTCAAGTCACGCCTTTGTATGAGGCCGTGCCGCCCCGGCTTTACGGCGGCACGGAGCGCGTGGTCGCGCATCTGACCGACGCCCTTGTCGATCTCGGCCACGACGTCACCCTGTTCGCCAGCGCCGACGCCCGCACCCGCGCACGGCTGGTGCCGGTCCGCGACCAGGCCATCCGCCTGGACCCCGCGCCGCTGAAATCTGATCTCGCCGCGCACATGAGCCAGTTGGCCGAGGTGCTGGACAGCGCCGACCAGTTCGACGTCATTCATTTCCACACCGACATGATCCACTTCCCTTTTTTCCAGGGGTGGGCCGACAAGACGGTGACGACGCTTCACGGCCGGCTTGATGTCAAGGATCTGGCGCCCGTCTATACGCGCTGGCCCGAGTTCGGCCTGGTGTCGATCTCGGACGATCAGCGTCGCCCCCTGCCCCACGCTAACTGGCGCGCCACCGTGCATCACGGCATGCCGGGCGATCTCTACCGGTTCTCCCCCCAGTCGCAGGGCTATCTGGCCTTCCTGGGCCGCATCTCGCCTGAGAAGCGTCCGGACCGGGCCATTGAGATCGCGACCCGGCTGAACAAGCCCCTCAAGATCGCCGCCAAGGTAGACGCCGCTGACCGCGTCTACTGGGAGACCGTCATCGAGCCGCTGGTGCGAAACAACCCTCTGGTCGAGTTCGTCGGCGAGATCGGCGATGCGGACAAATCAGCCTTCCTGGGCGGCGCGGAGGCCCTGCTGTTCCCCATCGACTGGCCCGAGCCCTTCGGCCTGGTGATGATCGAGGCCATGGCCTGCGGCACGCCGGTCGTGGCCTTCGCCTGCGGGTCCACGCCTGAAATCATTGAGGAGGGAGCCACCGGCTTCCTCGTGTCCACGATGGAAGAGGCGGTCGCCGCCGCCGCCCATGCGCACCGGCTCGACAGGGAAGCCATCCGGGCCCGCTTTGATCTGCGCTTTTCGGCGACCGCCATGGCGCGGCGCTATCTGGACGTCTACGGCGACCTGCTGGCGCGGCGTCCGTTTGCCGCCCCGATGCGGCCCATCGAGGAAGAGCGCAGCTTCGCCGCTCTGGCCTAG